From the genome of Candidatus Electrothrix communis, one region includes:
- a CDS encoding chemotaxis protein CheB produces MSDISKILIVDDDLTFVNDLCDVLSAYSQYEVLTATNRGDEIFALKKEKIAVLVVNLNAENIDALALLSLVSSSYRHIQCIVMIAAKHRSVESVRECHFKDSIYRYLVKPTNLETIGCAVLEGLQRLDENDYTPGIFVGKIVCFLEVLKKTCRIRVHFGSKKQGVLYFEDGMLVNASCDNKQGVDAALEIFDWPPLGFTEEPPDSGTEKLITPKGLETILITARLKKEAAGSPVGRGIGESCSIEAAQKINLFIVDDSRMMRKVIANIFKDHPVVEVVGEAENGEEALQIIPQLKPDVVTLDVEMPVMDGLTTIKHLMIQAPTPTVMLSSMTVEGSDVTFDALKYGAVDFVSKPSNTGEANLEEQTSEIERKVRLAAEVELEAVKYVRAVSQEKKDALALAGSKCERLVALGVAEGGYGSLLKILPHLSAKFPASYLVVFYAPSRHLDSFVNYINKLSPLIIRRAENNAKIEAGVCYFASGDEYLTVHEQEGGLVLHLSAAPFATRRGSIDMLFFSMAERLKEKSVAVVLSGMGEDGGEGMEEILRVGGTGIVQDPAGSLYREMPAAVATRCPGAKLLPDTGIPKCIEGVLVT; encoded by the coding sequence ATGTCTGATATATCAAAAATTCTCATTGTTGATGATGATCTGACTTTTGTCAATGATCTCTGTGACGTCCTGTCCGCATACAGTCAGTACGAGGTGCTGACTGCCACGAACAGGGGCGATGAAATATTTGCGCTGAAAAAAGAGAAGATAGCTGTTCTCGTTGTTAATCTCAATGCTGAAAATATTGACGCGCTGGCCCTGCTCTCCCTTGTTTCCTCTTCTTATCGACATATCCAATGCATCGTGATGATTGCGGCAAAGCATCGTTCCGTGGAATCGGTACGGGAATGTCATTTTAAAGATTCCATCTACCGTTATCTTGTCAAGCCGACAAACCTGGAGACCATTGGCTGCGCAGTTCTTGAGGGGTTACAGCGTCTGGACGAGAATGATTATACCCCTGGTATATTTGTAGGAAAAATAGTTTGTTTTCTTGAAGTGCTGAAGAAAACTTGTCGTATTCGCGTCCATTTCGGGAGCAAGAAACAGGGCGTGTTGTACTTTGAAGACGGTATGCTCGTGAATGCTTCCTGCGATAACAAGCAGGGGGTCGATGCGGCATTGGAAATATTTGACTGGCCTCCATTGGGATTTACTGAAGAGCCGCCAGATAGTGGGACAGAAAAGCTTATTACCCCCAAGGGATTGGAAACTATCCTGATCACAGCTCGGCTAAAAAAAGAAGCAGCAGGTAGCCCTGTTGGCAGAGGAATAGGAGAAAGTTGCTCTATAGAGGCTGCCCAGAAAATCAACTTATTTATTGTTGATGATTCAAGGATGATGCGTAAGGTTATCGCCAATATATTTAAAGATCATCCCGTGGTGGAGGTCGTTGGAGAAGCAGAGAACGGAGAAGAGGCGCTGCAAATTATTCCCCAGCTTAAGCCGGACGTGGTGACCCTTGATGTGGAAATGCCGGTTATGGATGGTCTGACCACGATCAAACATCTGATGATCCAAGCGCCTACGCCCACTGTTATGCTCAGTTCTATGACCGTTGAGGGATCTGACGTGACCTTTGATGCCCTCAAATACGGGGCTGTGGATTTTGTTTCCAAACCCTCTAATACCGGGGAAGCTAATTTGGAAGAGCAGACCAGCGAAATTGAACGTAAGGTCCGCTTGGCAGCAGAAGTTGAGCTTGAGGCTGTGAAATACGTCAGGGCGGTCAGTCAGGAGAAGAAAGACGCGCTGGCCCTTGCTGGCAGCAAATGCGAACGGCTTGTCGCGTTGGGGGTTGCAGAAGGCGGTTACGGTTCTTTGCTGAAGATTCTTCCCCATCTGTCAGCAAAATTTCCAGCATCATATCTGGTTGTTTTCTATGCACCATCCCGTCATCTTGATTCTTTTGTTAATTATATCAATAAACTCTCTCCACTCATTATTCGGCGGGCTGAGAATAATGCCAAGATTGAAGCTGGGGTTTGTTATTTTGCCTCAGGTGATGAATACCTGACGGTTCATGAGCAGGAGGGGGGGCTGGTGCTCCATCTCTCTGCTGCCCCCTTTGCCACCCGGAGAGGTTCAATAGATATGCTCTTCTTCTCTATGGCAGAACGGTTAAAGGAGAAAAGCGTGGCCGTTGTCCTGTCCGGGATGGGTGAGGATGGCGGGGAAGGCATGGAGGAAATATTACGGGTGGGCGGTACCGGGATTGTTCAGGATCCCGCAGGCAGCTTGTACAGAGAGATGCCTGCGGCAGTGGCAACCCGTTGTCCAGGAGCAAAATTATTGCCAGATACGGGAATTCCCAAGTGTATTGAGGGCGTGCTTGTGACGTAG
- a CDS encoding methyl-accepting chemotaxis protein, with protein sequence MKQRGTGTFKKGLGLTQKLILLLLAVGLLPFAINAVASYYQTSAALEITAQAQLEGIREMKKNQIAGYLDERLGDVQMMGQLVQSLRHEAELKLKAVEGTKVQALLRYFAKRQADTLMLASSPSTINAIQEFSEAYREEGQRVGGSLWNGYKEKYGTWYRSFSTGHGYYDLFLISANGDVVYTNAEEADLGKNLVSGALKDSGLGRLFAKAQKGVALEDYSAYAPSNNQQAIFVGAPILEEGRFLGVAALQISTKDVDGIVQAREGLEDTFESYMVGNASSPSYRSNRVVKEGRIGEPHSGPDTDLALAGKSGTLHKIGTTGVYELSSYTPVPVKGLNWGLITNGALKQVVVPKGEGEAEDLMQKYQKAYGYYDIFLVSPDGYAFYTAAKEADYQTNLVSGKYSNTNLGRLLKKVTSSKRRELADYAFYAPSGDAPAAFAAAPVMEKGELVMMVAVQLSDKDIQEVMAERTGLGETGETYLVGMDKLMRSASRFSTESTLLKKEIDTVAVREGLQDKAGVGIIKDYRGTNVLSAYTHLGLNEKIDTNFDWVLVAEIDEDEAFAATNRMLWFALIGGLVIAVIVLGVAVLVGGLFARPIIAIAGVVRQVAAERDLTLQVSTTSTDEIGEMAEEFNNMLLELNTAFTEVQTVSQAVAANAVDVSGRASANRDRAQVEAQQSEKTRELLQTMGKTAGDVADGAKAQQESAQRSQQTIAELLQSMDTVSDAVIKQSEEAETATDRVGAMGETGALVVATSNDQGKMVMQVTASMNEITAAVRNMGQAVDSATAQGQESLQAAEDGRSAVENTVAGMRAIADSSGQISEIIGVITEIAEQTNLLALNAAIEAARAGAHGKGFAVVADEVGKLAQRSSEAAKEITQLIKDSTASVEAGTKYSEELQSALSKIDASGRNNMRSIEEIASVAQVVEGDIQNVQTLVQELNRMAEEISKMAGEQGSRRQAAEVALSSMVQQSQIISALVSEASAGSSAIDSEMREIVTRTDQLNHMVAAQGERSQDAVRIAQQSYEGAQKTVEGAGVVVSITDELQAASDRLRDQVEQFKL encoded by the coding sequence ATGAAACAGAGAGGTACAGGAACCTTTAAAAAGGGACTCGGACTGACGCAGAAGTTGATTCTTCTGTTGCTGGCAGTTGGTCTGCTTCCCTTTGCCATCAATGCTGTGGCCTCGTATTATCAGACCTCGGCAGCTCTTGAGATTACGGCTCAAGCCCAGCTTGAGGGTATTCGCGAGATGAAAAAAAATCAGATTGCGGGCTATCTTGATGAGCGTCTCGGTGATGTTCAGATGATGGGCCAGTTGGTTCAGTCGCTTCGCCATGAGGCTGAATTGAAATTGAAAGCGGTTGAAGGAACCAAGGTACAGGCCTTGCTACGTTATTTTGCTAAGCGACAAGCGGATACGTTGATGCTGGCTTCTAGCCCCAGTACAATTAACGCTATTCAGGAGTTTAGCGAGGCGTATCGCGAGGAGGGTCAGAGAGTTGGCGGTAGCCTGTGGAACGGCTATAAAGAAAAATACGGCACTTGGTATAGATCTTTCAGCACAGGCCATGGTTATTATGATCTCTTCCTGATTTCAGCCAACGGGGATGTTGTCTACACCAATGCCGAAGAGGCTGATCTGGGAAAGAATCTGGTCAGCGGTGCATTAAAGGATTCCGGCTTGGGCCGCCTGTTTGCCAAGGCTCAGAAAGGGGTGGCTCTTGAAGATTATTCAGCCTATGCCCCATCCAATAATCAGCAGGCGATCTTTGTTGGTGCCCCGATTCTTGAAGAGGGTCGGTTCCTCGGTGTTGCTGCTCTGCAGATCTCCACCAAGGATGTTGACGGAATTGTTCAAGCCCGTGAGGGACTGGAAGACACCTTTGAGTCCTATATGGTCGGTAATGCAAGTTCACCTAGCTATCGTTCCAATCGTGTGGTTAAGGAAGGTCGGATCGGTGAACCTCACTCTGGGCCTGATACCGATTTGGCTTTGGCTGGCAAGTCGGGTACACTCCATAAAATTGGTACCACAGGGGTTTATGAGCTGTCCTCATATACTCCTGTGCCTGTTAAAGGTTTGAATTGGGGTCTGATTACCAATGGTGCTCTGAAACAGGTTGTTGTGCCAAAGGGTGAGGGAGAAGCAGAGGATCTGATGCAGAAGTATCAGAAAGCCTACGGGTATTATGATATCTTTCTAGTTTCTCCAGATGGCTATGCCTTTTATACGGCAGCGAAAGAGGCTGATTATCAGACCAATCTGGTCAGCGGTAAGTACAGTAATACCAATCTGGGACGCTTGCTCAAAAAAGTGACAAGCAGCAAGAGGCGTGAGTTGGCCGATTATGCATTTTATGCACCGTCTGGCGATGCACCAGCTGCCTTTGCTGCTGCGCCGGTTATGGAAAAAGGCGAACTGGTTATGATGGTAGCGGTTCAGCTCTCTGATAAGGATATTCAGGAGGTTATGGCTGAACGTACCGGCCTGGGTGAGACCGGTGAAACCTATCTGGTCGGAATGGATAAGCTGATGCGGTCCGCCTCTAGGTTTTCAACCGAATCCACCCTGTTGAAAAAAGAGATTGATACAGTAGCCGTACGTGAAGGTCTGCAGGATAAGGCAGGGGTTGGTATTATTAAAGATTATCGTGGAACGAATGTTCTCTCTGCCTATACCCATCTTGGCCTGAATGAGAAGATTGATACCAACTTTGACTGGGTATTGGTGGCGGAGATTGATGAGGACGAGGCCTTTGCTGCTACCAATCGGATGTTGTGGTTTGCTCTGATCGGTGGACTTGTTATTGCCGTTATCGTGCTCGGTGTGGCCGTTTTGGTTGGTGGTCTGTTTGCCCGTCCTATTATTGCCATTGCTGGCGTTGTACGACAGGTTGCTGCGGAACGTGATCTTACCCTTCAGGTGTCGACGACATCCACTGATGAGATTGGTGAGATGGCTGAAGAGTTCAACAACATGCTGCTTGAGTTGAATACGGCGTTTACCGAGGTTCAGACCGTATCTCAGGCTGTTGCCGCGAACGCCGTGGACGTGTCTGGTCGTGCATCTGCTAACAGGGACCGTGCCCAGGTCGAGGCTCAGCAGTCCGAGAAAACAAGAGAGCTGCTGCAGACAATGGGTAAGACAGCTGGTGATGTTGCTGATGGTGCCAAGGCGCAGCAGGAAAGTGCGCAGCGTTCTCAGCAAACAATTGCCGAGCTGCTCCAATCTATGGATACAGTGAGTGACGCTGTTATCAAACAGTCTGAAGAAGCTGAAACAGCTACCGATCGTGTGGGTGCGATGGGTGAAACCGGTGCCCTTGTTGTGGCCACATCCAATGACCAGGGTAAAATGGTTATGCAGGTGACCGCATCCATGAACGAGATCACCGCAGCTGTACGAAACATGGGTCAGGCGGTAGACTCCGCTACAGCTCAGGGTCAGGAATCCCTTCAGGCTGCCGAGGACGGTAGATCGGCTGTGGAAAACACGGTTGCCGGTATGCGCGCTATTGCGGATTCATCTGGACAGATCTCTGAAATCATCGGCGTTATTACAGAAATCGCCGAGCAAACAAACTTGCTCGCTTTGAACGCCGCCATTGAGGCTGCCCGTGCTGGTGCACATGGTAAGGGTTTTGCGGTTGTTGCTGATGAGGTAGGTAAACTGGCTCAGCGTTCCTCTGAAGCTGCGAAAGAAATTACCCAGCTGATTAAAGATTCTACTGCCAGCGTTGAGGCAGGAACGAAGTACTCTGAAGAACTGCAGAGCGCTCTTTCCAAGATTGATGCCAGTGGTCGTAACAACATGCGTTCCATTGAGGAAATTGCATCGGTTGCTCAGGTAGTTGAAGGTGATATCCAGAACGTTCAGACCCTTGTTCAGGAGCTGAACAGGATGGCGGAAGAGATCTCTAAAATGGCTGGTGAGCAGGGTTCTCGTCGTCAGGCAGCTGAGGTAGCGCTGTCCTCTATGGTTCAGCAGTCTCAGATCATTAGTGCGCTGGTATCTGAAGCAAGTGCCGGTTCTAGTGCCATTGACTCTGAGATGCGCGAGATTGTGACACGTACTGATCAGCTGAACCACATGGTTGCTGCTCAGGGTGAGCGTTCTCAGGATGCGGTCAGGATTGCCCAGCAGTCCTATGAAGGTGCGCAGAAAACAGTTGAGGGTGCTGGTGTGGTTGTGTCCATTACCGATGAGTTGCAGGCTGCATCTGATAGACTGCGCGATCAGGTTGAGCAGTTTAAGTTGTAA
- a CDS encoding chemotaxis protein CheW: MADTFTADKRTDQEEKEQLMQLVGFTIGNEQFGVNILMVQEIIRSAPITSVPNSPDFIEGVINLRGNIIPVIELRKRLNLFRQDTSSDESWILILDINGRVTGFIVDSVTRVLKILESTIEPPPEVVVAGLANQYIRGVCDIGEGLLIMLDFNRILLADELQLLKAIEGE; this comes from the coding sequence ATGGCTGATACTTTTACAGCCGATAAAAGGACCGACCAGGAAGAAAAAGAACAGCTAATGCAGCTGGTCGGTTTTACCATCGGTAATGAGCAATTCGGAGTAAATATTCTCATGGTACAGGAGATTATCCGTTCAGCTCCTATTACATCAGTACCGAATTCACCGGACTTTATAGAAGGTGTTATTAATCTGCGCGGTAATATTATTCCTGTTATTGAGTTGAGGAAGCGACTCAATCTGTTTCGCCAGGATACCTCTTCCGATGAATCTTGGATATTGATTCTCGATATTAACGGTAGGGTCACTGGATTTATCGTGGATTCTGTAACAAGGGTTTTAAAAATTTTGGAAAGTACTATCGAACCTCCGCCGGAAGTTGTTGTGGCGGGGCTTGCTAATCAATATATACGAGGTGTCTGCGATATCGGTGAAGGCCTGCTGATCATGCTTGATTTTAACCGTATCCTTCTTGCAGATGAATTACAGTTGCTTAAGGCAATAGAGGGAGAGTAA
- a CDS encoding response regulator, producing the protein MSKRVLIVDDSSMMRKMIAKLLQPPGHIVVGQAKNGLEAIELYKSLKPDIVTMDITMREMDGLAAAEEILRFDSAAHIIFLSNLDEEIYRTEVERLGARGFASKHKAREILDMIEKSEADD; encoded by the coding sequence ATGAGTAAGCGAGTGTTAATAGTCGATGATTCATCTATGATGCGTAAGATGATCGCGAAATTATTGCAGCCACCGGGCCATATCGTGGTGGGGCAAGCAAAAAATGGACTGGAAGCTATTGAGCTCTATAAGTCCTTGAAGCCCGATATCGTCACTATGGATATCACCATGCGTGAAATGGATGGCCTTGCAGCAGCAGAGGAGATTTTACGTTTTGACAGCGCAGCACATATCATTTTCCTCTCAAATCTTGATGAAGAGATATATAGAACCGAGGTTGAGCGTCTCGGAGCGCGCGGTTTTGCCAGTAAGCATAAGGCTAGGGAAATTCTTGATATGATAGAGAAATCAGAGGCTGATGACTAG
- a CDS encoding HAMP domain-containing protein, translating into MSTLLQAANDVSLKKKAQLFFVLNFLLTMIAAAGFLYVFVKHSGETSRIIHASLCVTLFFLLSVQIAAMIYFKRNIITPLAEMQAASRLMADGHLETLNYMKRADEIGSLGENINDLAVNMQEVLLFVWNHSRLSRELLENIANDLNFSLDTEKPGFKIENGIQKDISKMHRNNEDLKAIVMSFSYFEIKLEDEKMVSDYQQESGVTAS; encoded by the coding sequence ATGTCTACTTTGTTACAGGCAGCAAACGATGTGAGTTTGAAGAAAAAGGCACAGCTTTTTTTTGTACTCAATTTTTTGCTGACCATGATTGCAGCAGCAGGCTTTCTCTATGTATTTGTCAAGCACAGTGGCGAGACTTCAAGAATTATTCATGCCTCACTATGCGTTACTCTGTTTTTCTTGTTGAGTGTTCAGATTGCCGCCATGATCTATTTCAAAAGAAATATTATAACCCCCTTGGCTGAAATGCAGGCGGCAAGCAGACTCATGGCAGACGGCCATCTTGAAACATTGAATTATATGAAAAGGGCGGATGAAATCGGCTCACTCGGCGAAAATATTAATGACTTGGCGGTAAACATGCAGGAGGTTTTACTTTTTGTGTGGAATCATAGTCGGTTAAGTCGTGAATTGCTGGAAAATATTGCCAATGATTTGAATTTTTCACTAGACACGGAGAAACCCGGTTTCAAGATAGAGAATGGTATACAAAAAGATATCAGTAAAATGCATCGAAATAATGAGGATCTTAAAGCTATTGTCATGTCGTTTAGTTATTTTGAAATTAAGCTGGAAGATGAGAAAATGGTTTCTGATTACCAGCAGGAGTCCGGAGTAACAGCCTCCTGA
- a CDS encoding chemotaxis protein CheW: MIDSSMLPDFIVEAAEHLEEMESSLLRLEQNYEDKEVLDEIFRSIHTIKGAAQFVGIERVSELSHKLENLLDLIRRHEITLNTAITDLLIAGKDRMALLVDELERNQAEETEVSDLVEQVRRVVEGEDEAGENAVTASDAASAEDELVQEELNEEQSGLLAEENMSDEYDEELYNIFLQQLKENIPFLYAQTVELSISVDKQDVLYRCSDSIKSLKSSANYMGYEKLTQHYSNWQHAIENAVEQLSSGKMPNLAFMQDYLDEIIRSFPQAMEGYSQDDQDILGDSAGEEKHDSASIDSALNSIFADEDPAAASDDPVDVSEGLSGDTSVQGKGEKQGIDLDRALDSIFSDEHPSIAEKGGDSVGTLSLDSSSSSEDASLASAMNEGGSFFDEAGGADTVPLEYEFSDDEYDEELISIFLKKLRSDIQYIQARISEYSGGGDKRTILVNCQDAIGRLASSANYMEYVSLTGFCETWQSVVEGYLADVSAGVTSDITAGLQEFVDKIIRVYPQIIEGDQQEDFEVFSAALDGSDENDTMFSVADGILTGPESASRENEVSDTISADSAEEKRTADEAKSGKNIAGESTAHTVLEEEGTDDKALFDKLSSALDVSEYAAGVSKDSIDSVIEKIIEAPGEADEHAEEEQADLRMASPEIPDETTTDSDDGELALSVGAHLLDKVVASNGEDDIEASASTDALDEANALDVQDESVPEDATAEEHDESFFVEPKADFGESDIFEQKAPQEKKEQEPVKQAAVRSSIRVDAEKIDYLMNQVGELVVSRAYFAQLVNEMRGLEQLLFESSGISKSQLKPLHEFAFRLSEAGVHLGRVSNELQEGVMKVRMLPIDQLFKRYPRLVRDLIHNKDKDVKLTTKGEETELDKMVIESISDPLIHIIRNSVDHGIETEEERLRAGKPAQGSLVLEAFHESDHIVLEITDDGRGIDTKRIRAKALEKGLVRQEELERMSDQELTRLIMLPGFSTAEKATKTSGRGVGMDVVKKNIEKLNGTVEIVSKKGKGTRLRIKIPLTMAIIQALMVRVGLEKFTIPLTTVEETLRVFRHEISEIEGVDVIHLRESTMPIFQLSKIYDIDRQGQDEDKMFVVVVSTGSQELGLVVDELLGQEEVVIKPLADYLRVESGFGGATILGDGGISLILDIPELVKIAKENQVDRQEQRSMSFKRKKGSAAETQPVH; encoded by the coding sequence ATGATAGACTCATCAATGTTACCGGATTTTATTGTTGAGGCGGCTGAACATCTTGAAGAGATGGAAAGCAGTCTTCTCCGGCTTGAACAGAATTATGAAGACAAAGAGGTCTTGGATGAAATCTTTCGTTCCATTCACACGATAAAAGGGGCTGCTCAGTTTGTCGGTATCGAACGGGTCTCGGAACTGTCTCATAAACTGGAGAATCTGCTTGATCTTATTCGCAGGCACGAAATTACGCTGAACACTGCGATTACGGATTTGCTGATAGCTGGTAAAGATCGGATGGCGCTTTTGGTTGATGAGCTTGAGCGTAATCAGGCTGAGGAAACCGAGGTCTCCGATTTGGTGGAGCAGGTACGGAGAGTTGTTGAGGGTGAAGATGAGGCTGGTGAAAATGCGGTAACAGCATCAGACGCTGCTTCTGCTGAAGATGAGTTGGTTCAAGAAGAGCTTAATGAAGAGCAATCTGGTCTTCTTGCAGAAGAGAATATGTCAGATGAATATGATGAGGAACTCTACAATATTTTTCTTCAGCAGCTGAAAGAAAATATCCCCTTTCTTTACGCCCAGACAGTTGAGTTGTCAATTTCCGTGGACAAGCAGGATGTCTTGTATCGCTGCAGTGACTCCATCAAGAGTCTTAAGTCCTCTGCTAATTATATGGGGTATGAAAAGCTTACGCAGCATTATTCCAATTGGCAGCATGCTATTGAGAATGCGGTTGAGCAGCTTTCAAGCGGTAAAATGCCCAATCTGGCCTTTATGCAGGATTATTTGGACGAGATTATACGATCTTTTCCCCAGGCTATGGAGGGATATTCGCAGGATGATCAGGACATCCTTGGTGATAGCGCAGGAGAAGAAAAGCATGATTCTGCATCCATTGATTCAGCCCTGAATTCTATTTTTGCCGATGAGGACCCAGCAGCCGCTTCAGATGATCCTGTTGATGTTTCTGAGGGCTTAAGTGGAGATACATCTGTTCAGGGAAAAGGAGAAAAGCAGGGTATTGATCTCGACCGGGCTTTAGATTCGATATTTTCCGACGAACACCCAAGTATTGCTGAGAAAGGCGGAGATAGTGTGGGTACTCTCAGCTTGGATAGTAGTTCTTCAAGCGAGGATGCCTCGTTAGCTTCTGCAATGAATGAAGGTGGGTCGTTCTTTGATGAGGCAGGCGGGGCTGATACGGTTCCCCTTGAGTATGAGTTTTCCGACGATGAATATGATGAAGAGCTTATATCTATTTTTCTGAAGAAACTCAGGTCAGATATTCAATATATTCAAGCGCGGATTTCCGAATATTCGGGAGGCGGAGATAAAAGAACAATACTTGTTAATTGTCAGGATGCTATTGGGCGTCTCGCATCCTCGGCGAATTATATGGAGTATGTCAGTCTAACTGGATTTTGCGAGACATGGCAAAGTGTAGTAGAAGGCTACCTTGCTGATGTATCAGCAGGTGTAACATCTGATATTACCGCAGGTCTACAGGAATTTGTTGACAAGATTATCCGAGTATATCCCCAGATTATAGAGGGTGATCAACAAGAAGATTTTGAAGTGTTTTCCGCTGCCCTTGATGGCAGCGATGAAAACGATACTATGTTTTCAGTTGCAGACGGGATCTTGACTGGTCCTGAGAGCGCTTCAAGAGAAAATGAGGTCTCTGATACCATATCAGCAGATTCAGCAGAGGAAAAAAGAACAGCTGATGAAGCGAAATCTGGAAAAAACATTGCTGGAGAATCGACAGCCCATACTGTGCTTGAGGAAGAAGGAACTGATGATAAAGCACTTTTTGATAAGCTGAGTAGCGCCTTAGATGTTTCTGAATATGCAGCTGGTGTATCTAAGGATTCCATAGACAGTGTTATAGAAAAAATTATAGAAGCTCCAGGTGAAGCGGATGAGCATGCAGAAGAGGAGCAAGCGGATCTAAGGATGGCCTCACCAGAGATACCTGATGAAACGACAACTGACAGTGATGACGGTGAGCTTGCTCTGAGCGTTGGCGCTCATTTATTGGACAAGGTTGTGGCTTCAAATGGGGAAGATGATATTGAAGCATCAGCTTCCACGGATGCATTGGATGAAGCTAATGCCCTTGATGTTCAGGATGAATCGGTACCCGAGGACGCAACAGCAGAAGAGCATGATGAAAGCTTTTTTGTTGAGCCCAAAGCGGATTTTGGAGAATCTGATATTTTTGAACAGAAAGCCCCGCAGGAGAAAAAGGAGCAGGAACCAGTCAAGCAAGCAGCTGTCCGAAGCAGTATCAGGGTAGATGCTGAGAAAATTGATTATCTGATGAATCAGGTCGGAGAACTCGTTGTTAGCAGGGCTTATTTTGCTCAGCTTGTTAACGAGATGAGAGGCTTGGAACAGCTTCTTTTCGAATCTTCTGGAATTTCTAAGAGTCAACTGAAGCCGCTTCATGAGTTTGCTTTCCGTTTGAGTGAGGCCGGTGTTCATCTCGGCCGCGTGTCCAACGAACTTCAGGAAGGCGTGATGAAGGTCAGGATGCTGCCGATTGACCAGCTTTTTAAACGTTACCCTCGTTTGGTGCGAGATTTAATTCATAACAAGGATAAGGATGTCAAGCTGACCACCAAAGGTGAGGAAACCGAGCTTGACAAGATGGTCATTGAATCCATCTCAGATCCCTTGATTCATATCATCAGAAACTCAGTTGATCACGGCATCGAAACTGAAGAAGAACGCCTGCGGGCAGGAAAACCGGCTCAGGGGTCTCTGGTTCTGGAGGCCTTTCATGAGAGTGATCATATTGTGTTGGAGATCACTGATGACGGCAGGGGTATTGATACAAAACGGATCAGGGCAAAGGCCTTGGAAAAAGGCCTTGTCAGACAGGAAGAGCTGGAGCGGATGTCTGATCAGGAATTGACACGCCTGATTATGTTGCCTGGTTTCAGTACCGCAGAAAAAGCGACCAAAACCTCTGGACGAGGTGTTGGAATGGACGTGGTCAAGAAAAATATCGAGAAGCTGAACGGTACTGTTGAAATCGTTTCAAAGAAGGGAAAGGGAACAAGGCTTCGTATCAAGATTCCTCTGACTATGGCTATTATTCAGGCTTTGATGGTACGCGTTGGCCTGGAAAAATTCACTATTCCTCTGACCACTGTCGAGGAAACCCTGAGGGTCTTCCGGCATGAGATTTCAGAGATAGAAGGCGTCGATGTTATTCATCTTCGTGAAAGCACTATGCCTATTTTTCAGCTTTCCAAAATTTATGATATTGACCGTCAAGGGCAGGATGAGGACAAGATGTTTGTCGTTGTGGTGAGCACCGGATCTCAGGAACTGGGATTGGTTGTTGATGAACTTCTTGGCCAGGAAGAGGTCGTTATTAAACCGCTTGCTGACTATTTAAGAGTTGAAAGCGGTTTCGGTGGTGCGACTATTTTGGGTGATGGTGGTATTTCTCTTATTTTGGATATTCCTGAACTTGTAAAAATAGCAAAAGAAAATCAGGTCGACAGGCAGGAGCAACGCTCGATGAGTTTTAAACGAAAAAAAGGCAGTGCTGCGGAGACGCAGCCGGTTCATTAA